In one Agrobacterium tumefaciens genomic region, the following are encoded:
- a CDS encoding VOC family protein — protein sequence MNTIADHGIRFGRIAAMLPVKNIEKAHDFYVGVLGFEKTFENGNPVGFMILKQGNAELHLTLQPSHKAAPFNVAHMMVSDVDALHAICKSQGLRIIKGLQDKDYGLRAFVFEDPDGNRIDVGQVI from the coding sequence ATCGCCGATCACGGCATCCGCTTCGGGCGGATCGCCGCAATGCTTCCTGTCAAAAACATCGAAAAGGCCCATGATTTTTATGTCGGTGTTCTAGGCTTCGAAAAAACCTTCGAAAACGGCAACCCTGTCGGTTTCATGATCCTCAAACAGGGTAATGCCGAGCTGCATCTGACATTGCAGCCCAGCCACAAGGCAGCGCCCTTCAATGTGGCGCATATGATGGTGAGCGATGTGGACGCGCTTCACGCAATCTGCAAAAGCCAGGGCTTGCGCATCATCAAGGGCCTGCAGGACAAGGATTACGGCCTGCGCGCCTTTGTGTTTGAAGACCCGGATGGCAACCGCATCGATGTGGGGCAGGTTATTTGA
- a CDS encoding NAD+ synthase: MSDRHDIQNHLRIAVGQFNPTVGDVAGNLAKAREARADAATQGADLLLLTELFISGYPPEDLVLKPAFLKACLKAVEELAAETADGGPGIVIGFPRQGETGRHNSVALLDGGKIIALRDKIDLPNYGEFDEKRVFAEGSISGPYNFRGVRIGIPICEEIWNEMGVCETLAESGAEILLVPNGSPYYRGKLDVRHQVALRQVIESGLPLVFANQLGGQDELVFDGASFGFNADKTLAFQMSQFEATLAVTDWKRTEEGWRCESGPFSKIPEGEEADYRACMLGFRDYVNKNGFKSVVLGLSGGIDSAICAALAVDALGEERVRCIMLPYRYTSEESLKDAADCAKALGCRYDIVPIVEPVEGFLSALSDLFEGTEEGITEENLQSRARGTILMAVSNKFGSMVVTTGNKSEMSVGYATLYGDMNGGFNPIKDLYKMQVYAISSWRNGNVPPGALGPSGEVIPANIISKAPSAELRPNQTDQDSLPPYPVLDDILECLVEKEMSVEEILARGHDVATVHRVEHLLYLAEYKRRQSAPGVKITKKNFGRDRRYPITNRFRDR, translated from the coding sequence ATGAGCGACAGACACGATATCCAGAACCATCTCCGGATTGCCGTCGGGCAGTTCAATCCCACCGTTGGCGACGTGGCGGGCAATCTCGCCAAGGCGCGCGAGGCAAGGGCCGATGCGGCGACACAGGGCGCCGATCTTCTGCTTTTGACCGAGCTTTTCATATCCGGCTACCCACCGGAAGATCTGGTGCTGAAACCGGCTTTCCTGAAGGCATGCCTGAAGGCCGTGGAAGAGCTGGCGGCGGAAACCGCCGATGGCGGGCCGGGCATCGTCATCGGTTTTCCGCGCCAGGGCGAGACGGGCCGGCACAATTCCGTGGCGCTTCTGGATGGCGGCAAGATCATCGCGCTGCGCGACAAGATCGACCTGCCGAATTACGGTGAATTCGACGAAAAACGCGTTTTCGCCGAAGGGTCGATTTCCGGTCCCTATAATTTCCGTGGGGTCAGGATCGGCATTCCGATCTGCGAGGAAATCTGGAACGAGATGGGCGTGTGCGAAACGCTGGCCGAAAGCGGGGCGGAAATCCTGCTGGTGCCGAATGGTTCGCCCTATTATCGCGGCAAGCTCGACGTGCGCCACCAGGTGGCGCTGCGGCAGGTTATCGAAAGCGGCCTGCCGCTCGTCTTCGCCAACCAGCTGGGCGGGCAGGATGAGCTGGTGTTCGACGGCGCGAGCTTCGGCTTTAATGCCGACAAGACACTTGCCTTCCAGATGAGCCAGTTCGAGGCGACGCTTGCCGTCACCGACTGGAAACGTACGGAAGAGGGGTGGCGCTGCGAAAGCGGACCTTTCTCGAAAATTCCCGAAGGCGAGGAGGCGGATTACCGCGCCTGCATGCTGGGCTTTCGCGACTACGTGAACAAGAACGGCTTCAAGAGCGTGGTTCTCGGCCTTTCCGGCGGTATCGATTCGGCGATCTGCGCCGCCCTTGCCGTCGATGCGCTGGGCGAGGAGCGGGTGCGTTGCATCATGCTGCCTTACCGCTATACTTCGGAGGAATCGCTGAAGGACGCGGCCGATTGCGCGAAAGCGCTGGGCTGCCGTTACGACATCGTGCCGATCGTCGAGCCGGTGGAAGGTTTCCTCTCGGCACTGTCAGATCTTTTCGAAGGCACGGAAGAGGGCATTACCGAGGAAAACCTGCAGAGCCGCGCGCGCGGCACCATCTTGATGGCTGTCTCGAACAAGTTCGGCTCGATGGTGGTGACGACGGGCAACAAGTCGGAAATGTCGGTGGGTTATGCCACGCTTTACGGCGACATGAATGGCGGTTTCAATCCCATCAAGGACCTCTACAAGATGCAGGTCTATGCCATTTCCAGCTGGCGCAACGGTAATGTGCCGCCGGGCGCGCTCGGCCCTTCCGGCGAGGTGATCCCGGCCAATATCATTTCCAAGGCACCTTCGGCGGAATTGCGCCCCAACCAGACCGACCAGGATTCGCTGCCGCCCTATCCGGTGCTGGACGATATTCTTGAGTGCCTTGTCGAGAAGGAAATGTCGGTCGAGGAGATTCTCGCGCGCGGTCATGATGTGGCCACCGTGCACCGGGTGGAGCATCTGCTTTATCTCGCCGAATACAAGCGCCGGCAATCGGCGCCGGGTGTGAAGATCACCAAGAAGAACTTCGGGCGTGACCGGCGTTATCCGATTACCAACCGGTTCCGGGATCGGTGA
- a CDS encoding LTA synthase family protein, giving the protein MSLRDSAPKTTASEKALFVFSPAWTRSLSKLSGTAYTLANLTVASIVLVVALEWIARGSLHDVGAFLTSSTRPGMTTIAAVLLLLVALDAILGRRYLSLIAVTPLCVLTGLISAQKQTYLSDPLYPSDLLFGRQILELLPTMLKAQPLTAVLVGLGLCATVAALAALWLLARRYSPGLNWRERAAGLALALPLLASLASLMDYSHYSWVRDRLNIIPMMWDQQENYRHNGFLMAFAFNIPMANVSAPQGYGENSIADLTAQPAAFAANKGDYPDVIMLMSESLWDPTRLENVKLSADPMPTIRAKQSGNVFSPEFGGMTANVEFEALTGFSNAFLPYGSIPYQQYIRRPVPSLASFFRGEGYSAIAMHPFQEWFWNRKQVYQNFGFEEFRSEETLPAMEKRGNFASDDALMEEIMATAEQARNPLFLFAVTLQGHGPYEAGRYAADTIGVEGDLSPSASQALSTYSQGVVEADEALLKLMRWAKKRDRETIIVLFGDHLPPLGQTFVESGYMPGMVASRRAPLEIMKKEHETPLVVWSSKKGVRKNIGTISPALLPYHVLKTAGFSDPFYTGTLGEVQQAFSVIDRHMLVGKDGKALPDWSIAPNSIPDVVRDYRLLQFDMMFGEQYGRERFFPGFNWVNEGTPSV; this is encoded by the coding sequence ATGAGTTTGAGAGATTCGGCGCCAAAAACAACGGCTTCCGAAAAGGCTTTGTTCGTCTTTTCGCCTGCATGGACAAGGAGCCTTTCGAAGCTTTCGGGCACGGCCTATACGCTTGCCAACCTGACTGTCGCATCCATCGTGCTGGTCGTGGCGCTGGAGTGGATCGCCCGCGGTTCGCTCCATGATGTCGGTGCGTTCCTCACCTCGTCCACCCGCCCGGGCATGACCACCATTGCCGCCGTTCTGCTTTTGCTGGTGGCGCTGGATGCCATTCTTGGCCGTCGTTATCTGTCGCTCATTGCGGTTACGCCGCTTTGCGTGCTGACGGGACTGATTTCCGCACAGAAACAGACCTATCTCTCCGATCCGCTTTATCCTTCCGACCTGCTGTTTGGCCGGCAGATCCTCGAGCTTCTGCCCACCATGCTGAAGGCCCAGCCGCTGACGGCGGTGCTGGTCGGGCTTGGCCTCTGCGCCACGGTTGCGGCGCTGGCCGCCCTCTGGCTGCTGGCGCGGCGTTATTCTCCGGGCCTGAACTGGCGTGAACGCGCCGCAGGTCTGGCATTGGCGCTGCCGCTTTTGGCCAGTCTCGCCTCGCTGATGGATTATTCGCATTATTCCTGGGTACGCGATCGCCTCAACATCATTCCCATGATGTGGGACCAGCAGGAAAACTACCGCCACAACGGCTTCCTGATGGCTTTTGCCTTCAACATTCCGATGGCGAATGTGTCCGCCCCGCAGGGTTACGGTGAAAACAGCATTGCCGACCTGACGGCGCAGCCCGCCGCCTTTGCCGCCAACAAGGGCGATTACCCCGATGTCATCATGCTGATGAGCGAATCGCTCTGGGATCCGACCCGGCTTGAAAACGTGAAGCTCTCGGCCGATCCGATGCCGACCATTCGCGCCAAACAGTCCGGCAATGTCTTTTCCCCCGAGTTCGGTGGCATGACGGCGAATGTGGAATTCGAGGCGCTGACCGGCTTTTCCAACGCCTTCCTGCCCTATGGCAGCATTCCCTATCAGCAATATATCCGCCGCCCGGTGCCCTCGCTTGCCAGCTTCTTTCGTGGCGAGGGTTATTCGGCCATCGCCATGCATCCGTTTCAGGAATGGTTCTGGAACCGCAAGCAGGTCTATCAGAATTTCGGCTTCGAGGAATTCCGTTCCGAAGAGACGCTGCCGGCCATGGAAAAACGCGGCAACTTCGCCTCCGACGACGCGCTGATGGAGGAGATCATGGCGACGGCCGAGCAGGCCCGCAACCCGCTCTTCCTCTTCGCCGTCACCCTGCAGGGACACGGTCCCTACGAGGCGGGCCGTTATGCCGCCGATACCATCGGCGTGGAAGGCGATCTCTCCCCTTCGGCATCGCAGGCGCTCTCGACCTATTCGCAAGGGGTGGTGGAGGCCGACGAGGCCCTTCTGAAACTGATGCGCTGGGCCAAGAAGCGCGACCGTGAAACCATCATCGTCCTCTTCGGCGATCACCTGCCGCCCCTCGGCCAGACCTTTGTGGAAAGCGGCTACATGCCCGGCATGGTGGCCAGCCGCCGCGCGCCGCTGGAGATCATGAAAAAGGAACACGAGACACCGCTCGTCGTGTGGTCCTCGAAAAAGGGCGTGCGCAAGAATATCGGCACCATCAGCCCGGCGCTGTTGCCCTATCATGTGCTGAAAACCGCCGGCTTTTCCGATCCCTTCTACACCGGGACGCTCGGCGAGGTTCAGCAGGCGTTCTCCGTCATCGACCGGCATATGCTGGTCGGCAAAGACGGCAAGGCCCTGCCCGACTGGTCGATTGCCCCCAATTCCATTCCCGACGTGGTGCGAGATTACCGCCTGCTGCAATTCGACATGATGTTCGGCGAGCAATATGGCCGCGAGCGCTTCTTCCCCGGCTTCAACTGGGTCAACGAGGGCACGCCCTCCGTCTGA
- a CDS encoding DUF1003 domain-containing protein, whose amino-acid sequence MSDISDYVTSHFKRSSREIGEVERRILELAQQKKLVSSDTNAEFSAGAGLADRLADNIAKVGGSWGFILSFCFFLVIWAIVNTIVLTTGAFDPYPFIFLNLLLSMLAAIQAPIIMMSQNRQAARDRFEAAKDYEVNLKAELEVLSLHEKIDVKVLAELAALRQDLASLHHHVTRKGD is encoded by the coding sequence GTGTCAGATATCTCCGACTATGTCACCTCACATTTCAAGCGCTCCTCCCGTGAAATCGGCGAGGTGGAGCGGCGCATTCTGGAACTGGCGCAACAGAAAAAACTGGTTTCGAGTGACACCAATGCGGAATTTTCCGCCGGCGCGGGCCTTGCCGACAGGCTGGCCGACAATATCGCCAAGGTCGGCGGCTCCTGGGGTTTTATCCTCAGCTTCTGCTTTTTTCTGGTGATCTGGGCCATCGTCAACACCATCGTGCTGACAACGGGGGCCTTCGACCCCTACCCCTTCATCTTCCTCAACCTGCTGCTCTCCATGCTGGCCGCCATTCAGGCGCCGATCATCATGATGTCGCAGAACCGGCAGGCCGCCCGCGACCGCTTCGAGGCCGCCAAGGACTATGAGGTGAACCTGAAGGCCGAGCTTGAGGTTCTCTCCCTGCATGAAAAGATCGATGTGAAGGTGCTGGCCGAACTTGCGGCGCTGCGGCAGGACCTCGCCAGCCTCCACCACCACGTCACCCGCAAAGGCGACTGA
- the sthA gene encoding Si-specific NAD(P)(+) transhydrogenase, whose amino-acid sequence MHQFDLIVVGSGPAGRRAAIQAAKLEKKVLVIEKGSRVGGVSVHTGTIPSKTLRETALNLTGWRERGFYGRSYRVKQEIDADDLRRRLLITLDHEVEVLEHQFARNRVQHIRGTASFVDANTMKVVKNDGEIMNVTGTSILLTIGTRPYRPPHIPFDGQAVLDSDEILEIKELPRSMVVVGAGVIGIEYATIFSALDTQVTVVEPRETMLEFIDKEIVEDFTYQLRDRNMKLIFGQKAEKVERDESGKCLVSLSNGRVLKAETVLFAAGRVGATDTLNLSACGLEADSRGRLKVDPETFQTSVPNIYAAGDIIGFPSLASTSMEQGRIAARHAVGAPAGEPPQFFPYGIYAVPEISTCGLTEEEVIERGIPYECGIAHFRETSRGHIMGLDSGLLKMIFSLKTRRLLGVHIVGEGATELVHIGQAVLNLKGTVEYFVENTFNYPTLAEAYKIAGLDAWNRMGEIKKD is encoded by the coding sequence ATGCACCAGTTCGATCTGATTGTTGTCGGCAGCGGTCCGGCCGGAAGACGGGCCGCCATCCAGGCCGCCAAGCTCGAAAAGAAGGTTCTGGTCATCGAGAAAGGCAGCCGCGTCGGCGGCGTTTCCGTGCACACCGGCACCATTCCTTCCAAGACCCTGCGCGAGACCGCGCTCAACCTCACCGGCTGGCGCGAGCGCGGCTTTTACGGCCGCTCCTACCGCGTCAAGCAGGAGATCGACGCGGACGATCTGCGCCGCCGCCTGCTCATCACGCTGGACCACGAGGTCGAGGTACTGGAACACCAGTTCGCCCGCAACCGCGTGCAGCATATTCGCGGCACGGCAAGTTTCGTTGATGCCAACACCATGAAGGTGGTGAAGAACGACGGTGAAATCATGAATGTCACCGGCACCTCCATCCTGCTGACCATCGGCACCCGCCCCTACCGGCCGCCGCATATTCCCTTCGACGGCCAGGCCGTGCTCGATTCGGATGAAATTCTCGAGATCAAGGAGTTGCCGCGCTCCATGGTCGTCGTTGGCGCCGGTGTCATCGGCATCGAATATGCCACCATCTTCAGCGCGCTCGACACGCAGGTGACGGTGGTGGAGCCGCGCGAGACCATGCTGGAATTCATCGACAAGGAAATCGTCGAGGACTTCACCTACCAGCTGCGCGACCGCAACATGAAGCTGATATTCGGCCAGAAGGCGGAAAAGGTGGAGCGTGATGAGAGCGGCAAATGCCTGGTATCGCTCAGCAATGGCCGTGTCCTGAAAGCCGAGACGGTGCTGTTTGCCGCCGGCCGTGTCGGCGCCACCGATACGCTCAATCTTTCCGCCTGCGGGCTGGAGGCCGACAGCCGTGGCCGCCTGAAGGTCGATCCCGAAACCTTCCAGACCTCGGTGCCGAACATCTATGCCGCCGGCGATATCATCGGTTTCCCGAGCCTTGCCTCCACGTCAATGGAACAGGGCCGCATCGCCGCCCGCCACGCCGTCGGCGCACCGGCCGGCGAGCCGCCGCAATTCTTCCCCTACGGCATCTATGCCGTCCCGGAAATCTCCACCTGCGGCCTGACGGAAGAAGAAGTCATCGAACGCGGCATTCCCTATGAATGCGGCATCGCCCATTTCCGCGAAACCTCGCGTGGCCACATCATGGGCCTCGACAGCGGGCTGTTGAAGATGATCTTCTCGCTCAAAACCCGCCGCCTGCTTGGCGTCCACATCGTCGGCGAAGGTGCGACCGAACTGGTGCATATCGGCCAGGCGGTGCTGAACCTGAAGGGCACTGTGGAATATTTCGTGGAGAATACGTTCAATTACCCCACGCTCGCGGAAGCCTACAAGATTGCCGGGCTGGATGCGTGGAACCGCATGGGCGAGATCAAGAAGGATTGA
- a CDS encoding carbon-nitrogen hydrolase family protein, protein MLDESAFPNGYLLPRGLRLTSTTFPSRVFNGGKGTIVSGTCLGPIVSGGLLGNCVRDVKGLTMTQNSNLKRRVRARAAKTGESYTAALQHIRRIPDAPLSNSIRVAVAQTSLFNDPRDISALKTCGQEIRRLMDDAHKAGARLIHFPEGATCWPHKRIMSETGPGQIGPSDWTRFEWETLREELEAIRKLARKLKLWTVLGAVHQLTPPHRPYNSLYVVSDRGKLVTRYDERLLSNTKISFMYSPGSVPVTFEVDGFRFGCALGMEAHYPEIFMEYEKLNVDCMLFSTAGDAPSNAAAFAAEILGHAVSNTYWVSYSTLASQSPSAPSGIAAPDGQWVAQCPMNGLPAIALADVIIDRESPARPWRRKARADLYAPHQVNNDPRSDSRNQF, encoded by the coding sequence ATGCTTGACGAATCGGCTTTTCCCAACGGATATTTGTTGCCGCGTGGCCTGCGCCTAACCTCCACGACCTTCCCCAGCAGGGTCTTCAATGGAGGCAAAGGGACTATTGTCTCAGGCACTTGTCTTGGTCCGATCGTTTCGGGCGGGTTGCTGGGGAACTGCGTCCGGGACGTGAAAGGCCTGACAATGACGCAAAATAGCAATCTAAAACGGCGTGTAAGAGCGCGCGCAGCCAAAACCGGCGAATCTTATACAGCTGCTCTCCAGCATATTCGCAGAATACCGGATGCTCCTTTGAGCAACTCAATACGCGTGGCGGTCGCGCAGACATCCCTGTTCAACGATCCTCGTGACATCTCCGCCCTAAAAACCTGCGGACAGGAAATCCGCCGTCTTATGGACGATGCCCATAAGGCTGGCGCTCGTCTCATACATTTCCCTGAAGGGGCAACGTGCTGGCCACATAAACGGATCATGTCAGAGACTGGTCCGGGGCAAATCGGACCATCCGACTGGACACGCTTTGAATGGGAAACTCTGCGCGAAGAACTGGAGGCGATCAGAAAACTGGCGCGCAAGCTGAAACTATGGACGGTTTTGGGTGCCGTCCATCAACTCACGCCACCGCACCGGCCATATAACAGCCTGTATGTCGTCTCCGATCGTGGAAAGCTTGTAACGCGCTACGACGAACGATTGTTGTCGAACACCAAAATCTCGTTCATGTATTCGCCGGGAAGCGTCCCGGTGACGTTTGAAGTCGATGGCTTCCGTTTCGGTTGCGCGCTTGGCATGGAAGCGCACTATCCGGAAATATTCATGGAATATGAGAAGCTGAATGTCGATTGCATGCTGTTTTCGACCGCGGGCGACGCTCCTTCCAATGCTGCGGCATTTGCCGCAGAGATATTGGGGCATGCGGTGAGCAACACCTATTGGGTCAGCTATTCCACCCTTGCCTCACAGAGTCCCAGCGCTCCCTCGGGAATCGCCGCACCGGATGGTCAATGGGTGGCGCAATGCCCGATGAATGGTTTACCGGCCATTGCGCTAGCGGATGTCATCATCGATCGGGAAAGTCCCGCGCGACCATGGCGGCGAAAAGCGCGCGCCGACCTTTACGCGCCTCATCAGGTGAATAACGACCCGAGAAGCGACAGCCGGAACCAGTTCTAA
- a CDS encoding trigger factor, translating into MQVIETLAEGLKRELKVVIPAADMKARLDERLVDAKDKVRINGFRPGKVPVGHLKKMYGKSIMADLVNELVREKPTEILSSRGEKSATQPAISMTEDEQEAEKILSAESDFEFTVAYEIIPAIELKANDGIKVTREVVEVSEDEINEQILKIAESARTFEAKKGKAADGDRVTMNYLGKVDGVAFDGGAAEDAELVLGSGRFIPGFEDQLVGVKAGDEKTITVTFPADYPAANLAGKEANFDITVKEVAAAAAVEINDELAEKLGLESAEKLKEIVKGQIESQYGNVTRQKVKRQILDQLDEMYKFDTPAGLVDAEFDNIWRQINTDLAQSGKTFADEDTTEEEAREEYRKLAERRVRLGLVLSEIGEKAGVEVTEEEMQRALFQQLQQFPGQQKEILDFFRNTPGASASLRAPIFEEKVIDKLLSEISVTDKTVSKEELLADDAEEATETKKKAPAKKKAAAKADDAAEGEEAAPKKKAPAKKKAAEGDAE; encoded by the coding sequence ATGCAGGTTATCGAAACGCTCGCTGAAGGGCTGAAGCGCGAACTCAAGGTCGTTATTCCGGCCGCCGACATGAAGGCCCGTCTGGACGAGCGCCTGGTTGACGCCAAGGACAAGGTTCGCATCAACGGTTTCCGTCCCGGCAAGGTGCCGGTTGGCCACCTGAAGAAGATGTACGGCAAGTCCATCATGGCCGACCTCGTCAACGAGCTGGTTCGTGAAAAGCCGACCGAAATCCTTTCCAGCCGCGGCGAGAAGTCTGCTACCCAGCCGGCCATCTCCATGACCGAAGACGAGCAGGAAGCCGAAAAGATCCTGTCGGCCGAATCCGATTTCGAATTCACCGTTGCCTACGAAATCATTCCGGCCATCGAACTGAAGGCCAATGACGGCATCAAGGTTACCCGCGAAGTTGTTGAAGTCTCCGAAGACGAAATCAACGAGCAGATCCTGAAGATCGCTGAAAGCGCCCGCACCTTTGAAGCCAAGAAGGGCAAGGCCGCCGATGGCGACCGCGTCACCATGAACTATCTCGGCAAGGTTGACGGCGTTGCCTTCGACGGCGGCGCTGCTGAAGATGCCGAACTGGTTCTCGGTTCGGGCCGCTTCATCCCCGGCTTCGAAGACCAGCTGGTCGGCGTCAAGGCTGGCGATGAAAAGACCATCACCGTGACCTTCCCGGCCGATTACCCGGCTGCAAACCTTGCTGGCAAGGAAGCCAACTTCGACATCACCGTCAAGGAAGTTGCCGCTGCTGCTGCCGTTGAAATCAACGACGAACTGGCTGAAAAGCTCGGTCTCGAATCGGCTGAAAAGCTGAAGGAAATCGTCAAGGGCCAGATCGAAAGCCAGTACGGCAACGTCACCCGCCAGAAGGTCAAGCGTCAGATCCTCGACCAGCTCGACGAAATGTACAAGTTCGACACGCCGGCTGGCCTCGTCGACGCCGAGTTCGACAACATCTGGCGCCAGATCAACACCGATCTCGCACAGTCGGGCAAGACCTTCGCTGACGAAGACACGACCGAAGAAGAAGCCCGCGAAGAATATCGCAAGCTGGCTGAACGCCGCGTCCGTCTCGGCCTCGTTCTCTCCGAAATCGGCGAAAAGGCCGGCGTTGAAGTGACCGAAGAAGAAATGCAGCGCGCGCTGTTCCAGCAGCTGCAGCAGTTCCCGGGCCAGCAGAAGGAAATCCTCGATTTCTTCCGCAACACCCCCGGCGCTTCCGCTTCGCTGCGCGCTCCGATCTTCGAAGAAAAGGTCATCGACAAGCTGCTCTCCGAAATCTCGGTAACGGACAAGACCGTTTCCAAGGAAGAGCTGCTGGCTGACGACGCCGAAGAAGCAACGGAAACCAAGAAGAAGGCTCCGGCCAAGAAAAAGGCTGCTGCCAAGGCTGACGACGCCGCTGAAGGCGAAGAAGCCGCTCCGAAGAAGAAGGCTCCGGCCAAGAAGAAGGCCGCGGAAGGCGACGCTGAATAA